The following are encoded together in the Acipenser ruthenus chromosome 24, fAciRut3.2 maternal haplotype, whole genome shotgun sequence genome:
- the LOC117429623 gene encoding ankyrin repeat domain-containing protein 34C-like, whose translation MEEATELRTDGNSLLKAVWLRRLRLTRLLLEGGAYINESNERGETPLMIACMTKHEDQQSVSKAKMVKYLLENKGDPNIQDKAGKSALMHACSERAGQEVVSLLLENGADPSLEDHSGASALVYAINANDKATLKHLLDACKAKGKEVIIITTDKSPSGTKTTKQYLNVPPSPEVEDRYSPMMCMSPSDIELKTSPSPNNDKEHESIFSFQTKRPSVNTATAIAKPHNEPGSPTRKPCNPKRARLPQLKRLQSEPWGLIAPSVLAAAAAAAHAEDSKRTTSEEEVISGINGLSLPKRPPLSRHDSFECKEGGPTFPSVGDQFSKMTSTLSAPASRKTSYEKSHSQHQPLARRSTIPADQDNVSISVSGPASLRDTVYRRRLGNDHYDSDSQLYSDSGSVSFDSGKAPLERRKHNTSPLTLLTSSRESLDSIPSASPGAVRRRAPGLLERRGSGTLLLDHISHTRPGCLPPLNVNPHPPIPDIGTCSKPSSPLTTCIRSIVPVAPSSPMRSDLKSKKKLVRRHSMQVEQMKQLTDLSTQ comes from the coding sequence ATGGAGGAAGCAACGGAGCTGAGGACCGATGGGAACTCCCTTTTAAAAGCGGTGTGGCTGCGGAGGCTAAGGCTTACCAGGCTGCTGTTAGAAGGTGGTGCGTACATTAACGAAAGCAACGAACGAGGAGAAACCCCTCTTATGATAGCTTGCATGACTAAACATGAGGATCAACAAAGTGTAAGCAAAGCCAAAATGGTTAAGTACCTGCTGGAGAACAAAGGGGATCCAAATATCCAGGACAAAGCAGGCAAAAGTGCACTAATGCATGCCTGTAGCGAGAGAGCCGGCCAGGAGGTGGTGTCTTTGTTACTGGAGAATGGAGCGGATCCCAGTCTGGAAGACCACTCTGGAGCTTCAGCTCTTGTGTACGCCATCAATGCCAACGACAAAGCGACTCTGAAACACCTGCTTGATGCTTGCAAGGCTAAAGGCAAagaagttattatcataaccacTGACAAGTCACCGTCAGGAACAAAAACCACCAAGCAATACCTTAATGTCCCACCATCGCCGGAAGTGGAGGACAGATATTCGCCAATGATGTGCATGTCTCCCTCCGACATTGAACTGAAAACGTCCCCATCTCCAAACAATGACAAAGAACATGAAAGCATCTTCAGCTTCCAGACCAAAAGACCTAGCGTCAATACTGCCACCGCTATTGCCAAACCACACAACGAACCAGGCTCTCCCACTAGAAAGCCATGCAACCCCAAGCGGGCCAGGCTGCCCCAGTTGAAACGACTCCAGTCTGAGCCCTGGGGTTTGATTGCACCCTCTGttttagctgctgctgctgctgctgcacatgCGGAAGATTCCAAGCGAACCACGTCGGAGGAGGAGGTCATTTCAGGCATCAATGGGCTGTCACTTCCCAAACGGCCACCTTTATCGCGACACGACAGCTTCGAATGCAAGGAAGGGGGGCCCACTTTCCCATCGGTAGGTGATCAGTTTTCTAAGATGACGTCCACGCTGTCAGCCCCGGCCTCCAGAAAGACATCTTATGAGAAATCTCATTCCCAGCACCAGCCCTTGGCTAGAAGGAGCACCATACCCGCTGATCAAGATAATGTAAGCATTTCTGTTTCGGGCCCAGCCAGCCTGCGTGATACGGTCTACAGAAGAAGACTGGGTAACGACCATTACGACTCCGACTCCCAGTTATATTCGGACTCTGGGTCGGTGTCCTTCGATTCGGGGAAAGCTCCTTTGGAGAGGAGAAAGCACAACACCTCACCTTTAACTCTGCTGACAAGTTCCCGGGAGTCGCTGGACAGCATCCCCAGCGCTTCTCCTGGGGCTGTGCGTCGCAGGGCGCCCGGGCTTTTGGAAAGAAGAGGCTCAGGAACTCTTCTGCTGGACCACATTTCCCATACCCGACCGGGCTGCCTACCCCCTTTAAAcgtcaacccccacccccccattccAGACATTGGCACATGTAGCAAGCCTTCATCCCCGCTTACTACCTGCATCCGGTCCATAGTACCAGTAGCACCCAGTTCACCTATGAGATCGGACCTCAAGTCCAAAAAGAAACTTGTGAGAAGACATTCTATGCAAGTGGAACAAATGAAGCAGCTTACAGATCTGAGCACTCAGTGA